The Hymenobacter sp. GOD-10R genome includes a window with the following:
- a CDS encoding DUF1349 domain-containing protein — protein sequence MKTLLLSGLFLTLATAASAQTFSKMNWQNAPKKATITDQKVQVQVDGGTDFWRVTHYGFIRDNGHFYYQEQEGDFMAKVKITGQYKELYDQAGLMIRLDEKNWIKTGIEYVKGVQNVSAVVTREVSDWSVVPRQDSPKTVWLTLLRKGDYVEIQYSFDNKDFKMLRLAYFPPTPGKKVQIGLMCAAPDGKGFPVTFEDFSVKPVGK from the coding sequence ATGAAAACACTGCTCCTTAGCGGCCTCTTTCTAACCCTAGCTACTGCGGCTTCCGCTCAAACCTTCTCAAAGATGAACTGGCAAAACGCGCCCAAAAAAGCTACTATTACCGATCAGAAGGTGCAAGTACAGGTGGATGGTGGTACCGACTTCTGGCGCGTGACGCACTACGGCTTCATCCGCGACAACGGTCACTTCTACTACCAGGAGCAGGAAGGGGACTTCATGGCCAAAGTGAAGATTACCGGCCAGTATAAGGAGCTGTATGACCAAGCTGGCCTTATGATTCGGCTCGACGAGAAGAACTGGATCAAGACTGGCATCGAGTACGTGAAAGGTGTGCAGAACGTAAGTGCCGTCGTGACCCGGGAAGTGTCCGACTGGTCGGTGGTGCCCCGCCAAGACAGCCCCAAAACGGTGTGGCTCACGCTCCTGCGCAAGGGTGACTACGTGGAGATTCAGTACTCCTTCGACAATAAAGACTTCAAGATGCTGCGCCTAGCTTACTTCCCGCCCACGCCCGGCAAGAAAGTACAGATCGGTCTGATGTGCGCCGCCCCCGATGGCAAAGGCTTCCCCGTGACGTTCGAAGATTTTTCCGTGAAGCCCGTCGGGAAGTAA